Proteins encoded in a region of the Paenibacillus pedocola genome:
- a CDS encoding Rqc2 family fibronectin-binding protein, translating to MALDGIVTRAIVHELQPFIGARVGKIYQPSTHDLIFILRGAGGGGKLLLSANPTYPRLHLSERNSINPAEAPMFCMLMRKHCEGGTIESITQVGMERIIHIQIRTRDELGDVSAKKIIIELMGRHSNIILTDLATGTIIDGIHHVTPSISSYRIVMPGAAYTEPPQQHKLNPLTVGQEAFISLMASAEEAALLAGTVEEQEPEDIIEGDIAELLRSLEEPKADGSGGPAPSVDPMGWMVHAFSGMSPLIAAEILLRAGQRHNADGSADPARLWAAFDSIMAPVREFQFSPVTGYNAKGKPVFSAIPLTSLGGDAKHYSSISACLEDYYGDKAERDTVKQRVSDLIRFLSNERSKNVKKLAKLQKDLAEADDADQYRIWGELLFASLHTVSKGDKEAKLVNYYDENQAEITIPLDPLLTPSDNAQRYFKKYNKYKNSLLVIEEQRIKTNEEIIYMEMLLQQLEHASLNDIEEIRDELVNQGYLRDRSKKGKKKKKSTRPTLQVYTSSEGVDIYVGKNNLQNEYVTNRLASANDTWLHTKDIPGSHVVIRSEEFGDATLEEAAQLAAYYSQAKQSSSVPVDCTLIRHVRKPSGAKPGFVIYDHQKTLFVTPDEERIKSLPNVLRS from the coding sequence ATGGCATTAGACGGCATTGTTACCAGAGCGATCGTGCACGAGCTTCAACCCTTTATCGGTGCACGCGTCGGCAAAATATATCAACCTAGCACTCACGATCTTATATTCATTCTGCGCGGTGCAGGCGGCGGAGGAAAGCTGCTCCTCTCCGCCAATCCGACCTATCCACGCCTGCACCTGAGCGAGCGCAACAGCATCAATCCGGCGGAAGCACCGATGTTCTGTATGCTGATGCGCAAGCACTGCGAAGGCGGAACCATTGAGAGCATCACCCAGGTAGGCATGGAGCGGATCATTCATATCCAGATCAGAACCCGGGATGAGCTTGGAGATGTATCCGCCAAAAAGATTATCATCGAGCTGATGGGCCGCCACAGCAATATAATCCTCACCGATCTCGCAACCGGTACGATTATCGATGGCATTCACCATGTAACCCCGTCAATCAGCAGCTATCGGATTGTGATGCCCGGAGCTGCTTATACGGAACCGCCACAGCAGCATAAGCTGAATCCGCTCACAGTGGGGCAAGAGGCGTTCATCTCCCTGATGGCGTCCGCTGAAGAAGCTGCACTTCTCGCAGGCACTGTGGAGGAACAAGAACCTGAAGATATCATAGAGGGGGATATTGCGGAGCTGCTACGTTCCCTGGAAGAACCGAAGGCGGACGGCAGCGGCGGTCCGGCACCCTCCGTTGACCCTATGGGCTGGATGGTACATGCATTCAGCGGAATGAGTCCGCTCATCGCCGCAGAGATCCTGCTGAGGGCCGGCCAACGGCATAATGCGGACGGTTCGGCTGATCCCGCCCGGCTATGGGCTGCTTTTGACTCTATCATGGCGCCGGTAAGAGAGTTCCAATTCTCTCCTGTTACAGGCTATAACGCCAAAGGCAAGCCGGTCTTTTCAGCCATTCCGCTAACTTCATTAGGCGGTGACGCCAAGCACTACAGCTCGATTAGCGCCTGCCTCGAGGATTATTACGGGGATAAAGCGGAGCGGGACACGGTGAAGCAGCGGGTAAGCGACCTGATCCGTTTCCTGAGCAACGAGCGAAGTAAAAATGTGAAGAAGCTGGCCAAGCTCCAGAAGGATCTGGCCGAAGCGGATGACGCAGACCAGTACCGGATCTGGGGTGAGCTGCTGTTCGCTTCCCTCCATACGGTATCCAAAGGCGATAAAGAAGCAAAACTGGTCAATTATTATGATGAGAACCAGGCCGAGATCACCATCCCGCTCGACCCGCTGCTTACTCCATCGGATAACGCGCAGCGTTATTTCAAGAAGTACAACAAGTATAAGAACAGCCTGCTCGTAATTGAGGAGCAAAGGATCAAAACGAATGAAGAAATCATTTACATGGAGATGCTGCTGCAGCAGCTTGAGCATGCCTCCCTCAATGATATCGAGGAAATCCGCGATGAGCTGGTGAATCAGGGCTACTTACGCGACCGCAGTAAAAAAGGCAAAAAGAAGAAAAAATCAACCCGTCCGACCCTGCAGGTCTATACTTCCTCAGAAGGTGTGGACATCTATGTCGGCAAAAACAATCTGCAGAATGAGTACGTCACGAACCGGCTGGCCTCGGCCAATGACACCTGGCTGCACACCAAAGACATTCCGGGCTCACATGTCGTAATCCGCAGCGAAGAGTTCGGCGACGCCACACTGGAGGAAGCGGCACAGCTTGCTGCCTATTACAGCCAGGCCAAGCAATCAAGCAGCGTCCCTGTAGACTGCACGCTAATCCGCCATGTCCGCAAGCCGAGCGGCGCCAAACCCGGCTTCGTCATCTACGATCATCAGAAGACGCTGTTTGTCACACCGGATGAGGAGCGGATTAAGAGTCTCCCGAATGTTCTGCGGAGCTAA
- a CDS encoding calcium-translocating P-type ATPase, SERCA-type, giving the protein MEQKSWHRLGAEELQKMFGVHPGAGLSGETAAERRQESGYNELSEGKTVSPLTLLLNQFKDFMVLVLMGATLVSGLLGEYLDAITIIAIILLNGVLGFVQEFRAERSLRALKQLSAPSAKVLRDGKQEVIPARMLVPGDIVLLESGDRVPADVRWLECSALYAEESALTGESLPVSKHAEAIHAEELPLGDQKNIGFMGTMVTRGTGKALVVRTGMDTEMGKIADLIQNTESQETPLQHRLEQLGKILIYVSLGLTIVVVLAGILHGQPAAAMFLAGVSLAVAAIPEGLPAIVTIALALGVQRMIKRKAIVRKLPSVETLGCASVICSDKTGTLTQNKMTVTRIWNAGRSLEVTGEGYAPSGHVLQKGKPVDLKADQSLRRLLQIGALCSNAEIVETFPGEMRGKRKGKEKGEDTEKALKSQSVWELKGDPTEGALVALSSKMGLTAQSLAVTYAREQEFPFDSERKLMSVIVSHPGGRMICTKGAPDVLLNCCSYMLWEGGVVPCTPTLRQKVLEANEEMASGALRVLGMAYRDVRSGEVVGSEKEAESQLVFVGLAGMIDPPRREVRDAISITRRAGIKTVMITGDHGTTAEAIAHQLGILQRGGTVLTGSQLTRMDDDALDKVSDNVYVYARVSPEHKLRIVKSLQRRGHVVAMTGDGVNDAPAIKAADIGISMGITGTDVTKEASALILGDDNFSTIVAAIEEGRNIYENIRKFIRYLLASNVGEILTMFFAMMLGLPLPLVPIQILWVNLVTDGLPAMALGVDQPEKDLMEHKPRGAKENIFARRLGWKIISRGLLIGLCTLGAFWLTLRTDPGSAQQLIRAQSVAFATLVMAQLIHVFDCRSSRSVFHRNPLQNKYLVLAVLSSVLLMLVVMYLPLLQPVFKTVPLNFREWCLVFVSAGIPTFLMGAGSVWGGKKNRSRSGGRTMIKSTKISA; this is encoded by the coding sequence ATGGAACAAAAAAGCTGGCACCGGCTCGGTGCTGAGGAACTGCAGAAGATGTTCGGCGTTCATCCGGGAGCGGGCTTAAGCGGAGAGACGGCCGCGGAAAGACGCCAAGAGAGCGGGTACAACGAGCTGTCTGAAGGCAAAACAGTTTCGCCGCTGACCTTGCTGCTTAACCAGTTCAAGGACTTTATGGTGCTTGTGCTGATGGGGGCAACGCTGGTATCCGGCCTTCTGGGCGAATACCTGGATGCAATTACGATCATCGCCATTATTCTGCTCAATGGGGTGCTGGGGTTTGTGCAGGAGTTCCGCGCCGAGCGTTCACTGCGGGCGCTGAAGCAGCTCTCTGCACCGAGTGCTAAGGTACTGCGTGACGGCAAACAGGAAGTTATCCCGGCCAGAATGCTCGTTCCCGGCGATATCGTGCTGCTGGAAAGCGGTGACCGGGTTCCGGCGGATGTCCGCTGGCTGGAGTGCAGCGCACTGTATGCCGAGGAATCCGCATTGACCGGTGAATCACTGCCTGTCTCCAAACATGCGGAAGCTATTCACGCCGAGGAGCTGCCGCTAGGGGATCAGAAAAATATCGGTTTTATGGGCACGATGGTCACGCGGGGGACGGGCAAAGCTCTCGTTGTACGTACGGGGATGGATACCGAGATGGGGAAGATCGCAGATCTGATCCAGAATACCGAGTCCCAGGAAACACCGCTGCAGCACCGGCTGGAGCAGCTCGGGAAAATCCTGATTTATGTCTCGCTCGGTCTGACAATCGTTGTTGTGCTTGCCGGGATTCTGCACGGCCAGCCAGCAGCTGCGATGTTCCTCGCCGGCGTAAGCCTTGCGGTCGCAGCCATCCCTGAAGGCTTGCCGGCGATAGTAACCATTGCGCTGGCGCTCGGAGTGCAGCGGATGATTAAACGCAAGGCTATCGTCCGCAAGCTGCCTTCGGTGGAGACGCTGGGCTGTGCTTCTGTCATCTGCTCGGATAAGACGGGGACGCTGACCCAGAATAAGATGACCGTGACGCGGATCTGGAATGCCGGCCGCAGCCTTGAGGTGACCGGTGAAGGCTATGCGCCAAGCGGGCACGTTCTGCAGAAGGGCAAGCCTGTCGACCTGAAAGCTGACCAGAGTCTGCGCCGCCTGCTGCAGATCGGTGCACTCTGCAGCAATGCAGAGATCGTTGAGACCTTCCCCGGAGAAATGCGCGGCAAACGCAAGGGGAAGGAGAAGGGCGAGGACACGGAAAAGGCGCTTAAGAGCCAGTCGGTATGGGAGCTGAAGGGCGACCCGACCGAAGGAGCCCTGGTGGCCCTGTCCTCTAAAATGGGACTTACCGCGCAATCCCTCGCGGTTACTTATGCCAGAGAGCAGGAATTCCCGTTCGATTCGGAACGAAAGCTTATGTCCGTCATCGTCAGCCATCCCGGCGGGCGGATGATCTGCACCAAAGGAGCGCCGGATGTTCTGTTAAATTGCTGCTCCTATATGCTATGGGAGGGCGGGGTCGTTCCGTGCACACCGACGCTGCGCCAAAAGGTGCTTGAGGCGAATGAGGAGATGGCATCTGGCGCCCTGAGGGTGCTCGGCATGGCTTACCGCGACGTCCGCTCAGGCGAAGTGGTAGGCAGTGAAAAGGAAGCGGAAAGCCAGCTGGTCTTTGTCGGACTGGCCGGAATGATTGACCCGCCGCGTCGTGAGGTACGTGATGCAATCAGCATTACCCGCCGGGCGGGCATCAAAACGGTGATGATAACAGGCGACCACGGAACAACAGCAGAAGCCATTGCACATCAGCTCGGCATTCTGCAGCGCGGAGGAACTGTGCTGACCGGCAGCCAGCTGACACGGATGGACGACGATGCGCTGGATAAGGTCTCGGATAATGTCTACGTCTATGCCCGTGTATCCCCTGAGCATAAGCTGCGGATTGTCAAATCGCTGCAGCGGCGCGGACATGTGGTGGCGATGACCGGGGACGGGGTTAATGATGCACCTGCGATCAAAGCGGCGGATATCGGGATTTCCATGGGGATCACCGGTACCGATGTTACCAAGGAGGCTTCGGCGCTGATCCTTGGGGATGATAACTTCTCGACCATCGTTGCTGCAATTGAGGAAGGGCGGAATATTTACGAAAATATCCGCAAATTCATCCGCTATTTGCTGGCCTCCAATGTCGGTGAGATTCTGACCATGTTCTTTGCTATGATGCTGGGCCTACCGCTGCCGCTTGTGCCGATCCAGATTCTCTGGGTGAATCTGGTCACTGACGGGCTGCCGGCCATGGCGCTCGGTGTCGATCAGCCGGAGAAGGACCTGATGGAGCATAAACCGCGCGGAGCGAAGGAAAATATTTTTGCCCGCCGGCTGGGCTGGAAAATCATCAGCCGCGGGCTGCTGATCGGTCTCTGCACATTAGGTGCCTTCTGGCTGACCCTGCGGACTGATCCGGGCAGTGCACAGCAGCTGATCCGTGCGCAGTCGGTTGCTTTTGCCACACTGGTTATGGCTCAGCTTATCCATGTATTCGACTGCCGCAGCTCCCGTTCCGTGTTCCACCGCAACCCGTTACAGAATAAATATCTTGTACTTGCCGTATTGTCATCTGTACTCTTGATGCTGGTCGTTATGTATCTGCCGCTGCTGCAGCCGGTGTTCAAGACCGTGCCGCTGAACTTCCGCGAATGGTGTCTCGTATTCGTAAGCGCGGGTATTCCTACATTCCTTATGGGAGCGGGCAGTGTATGGGGCGGTAAAAAGAACCGCAGCCGCAGCGGCGGGCGGACGATGATAAAAAGTACAAAAATTTCAGCATAA
- the dapF gene encoding diaminopimelate epimerase yields MEFTKMHGLGNDFIIVFGEQELPGNAAELAVKLCNRFFGIGADGLVYILPSERGDYMMRIMNSDGSEAEQCGNAIRCVSKYVYEHGLVESEEIVIETIGAGEQKVSLTVKDGVVESVTVDMGEPVLSGTQIPVAIDAEPVLDQPIEADGAEFKFTAVSMGNPHCVIYVEDAVSFDLATWGPKLEVHPLFPRKVNVEFATVLDRGHVDMRVWERGAGPTLACGTGACATLVSSVLNGLTDRSAVISLKGGDLFIEWNEQDNHVYMTGPAQVVYTGSVEI; encoded by the coding sequence ATGGAATTCACAAAAATGCACGGCCTCGGCAATGATTTTATAATCGTATTTGGCGAACAGGAGCTGCCCGGCAATGCTGCAGAGCTGGCAGTTAAACTCTGCAACCGGTTCTTCGGCATCGGTGCCGACGGACTGGTGTACATCCTGCCGTCGGAACGCGGAGATTATATGATGCGCATTATGAACTCGGACGGCTCAGAAGCAGAACAGTGCGGAAATGCAATCCGTTGTGTATCCAAGTACGTATATGAACATGGTCTGGTGGAGTCAGAGGAGATTGTCATTGAAACGATCGGTGCCGGGGAACAAAAGGTATCCCTCACCGTAAAGGATGGCGTGGTAGAGTCAGTTACTGTTGATATGGGTGAACCTGTATTGTCAGGAACACAGATTCCAGTGGCCATTGACGCAGAGCCGGTGCTGGATCAGCCGATCGAAGCGGATGGTGCAGAATTCAAGTTTACGGCTGTATCGATGGGGAACCCGCATTGCGTGATTTATGTAGAGGATGCGGTATCTTTTGATCTTGCAACTTGGGGTCCGAAGCTTGAGGTTCATCCGTTGTTCCCGAGAAAAGTGAACGTAGAGTTTGCGACTGTTCTTGACCGCGGTCATGTTGATATGCGTGTCTGGGAACGCGGTGCGGGACCTACCCTGGCCTGCGGCACAGGAGCCTGCGCAACGCTGGTATCCTCTGTACTGAATGGTCTCACCGACCGTTCGGCTGTAATCAGCCTTAAAGGCGGGGATCTGTTTATTGAATGGAACGAGCAGGACAACCATGTGTATATGACTGGCCCGGCGCAGGTGGTATACACAGGTTCTGTAGAGATTTAA
- a CDS encoding spore germination protein: MDTKRRTGRQLKSANSAGSGSRAPMLSEVLAESIENIQGELGYSPDLKVRKVDLGGERPVQAAAVHLSGLADKTSVNEFVVGSLLLNTDAWTQGHDDSPPDLPALLLSRILEIGEAEVQEDWNDIMLAVLSGDTAILIEGYTLAIICETRGGETRSVEESSSQMVVRGPKDGFVEAVGTNVSLIRRRIKSSRLRLEFMKLGTETKTHVAMMYLKEIASEDLVEEVRERLNRIANDEVLESGYLEELIQDKTFTPFPTIYNTERPDVAAGNLLEGRVVVIVDGTPFVLILPAVFTQFFQSAEDYAQRFDIAILMRIVRYVSFIVLLLGPSVYIAFTTYHYEMIPTTLLINLLSQRENVPFPAFVEALLMEGAFEILREAGVRMPRAIGQTVSVVGALILGSAVVEAGIITPIMVIVIALTGIASFAIPAYNMAIAGRIIRFAFLLLAGMFGFYGITLGLIVLVAHMNSLRSFGLPYLSPFVSLSMMDKRDTILRLPVWLLEPGQSPQQMRDEMPEFKRVTSGHESELAPLIKKNEDRGKRPKGEGEAE; the protein is encoded by the coding sequence GTGGATACTAAGCGACGTACAGGCAGACAACTGAAGTCTGCTAATTCGGCAGGTTCCGGCAGCAGAGCGCCGATGTTATCAGAGGTTCTGGCTGAGAGTATCGAGAACATCCAGGGCGAACTCGGGTACAGTCCTGACCTAAAGGTACGGAAAGTTGACCTCGGCGGAGAGCGCCCGGTACAGGCTGCAGCAGTTCATCTCAGCGGACTGGCGGATAAGACTTCCGTCAATGAATTTGTTGTAGGATCCCTCCTGCTGAACACTGACGCATGGACCCAGGGACATGATGATAGCCCTCCTGACCTCCCCGCATTGCTATTAAGCCGTATTCTGGAAATTGGTGAAGCAGAGGTCCAGGAGGATTGGAACGATATTATGCTGGCCGTGCTCTCCGGGGATACGGCGATACTGATCGAGGGCTATACACTTGCGATTATCTGTGAGACCCGAGGCGGGGAAACCCGGTCCGTCGAAGAATCCTCTTCGCAAATGGTGGTCCGCGGACCAAAGGATGGATTTGTGGAAGCTGTGGGCACTAATGTCTCTCTAATCCGCCGGAGAATTAAATCCTCCAGACTGCGGCTGGAGTTCATGAAGCTCGGCACAGAGACGAAGACCCATGTGGCAATGATGTATCTGAAAGAAATAGCCAGTGAAGACCTGGTAGAGGAAGTGCGGGAGCGACTGAATAGGATTGCAAATGACGAGGTGCTGGAATCAGGTTACCTGGAGGAGTTGATACAGGATAAGACCTTCACTCCGTTTCCGACAATCTATAATACCGAACGGCCGGATGTTGCTGCGGGAAATCTGCTCGAAGGCCGGGTGGTGGTCATTGTGGACGGAACGCCGTTTGTGCTGATTTTACCTGCGGTGTTTACCCAGTTTTTCCAGTCGGCAGAGGACTATGCCCAGCGGTTTGATATTGCGATTCTAATGCGGATTGTCCGATATGTCAGTTTTATTGTCCTGCTGCTGGGTCCTTCTGTATATATTGCATTCACTACCTATCATTATGAGATGATTCCGACAACACTATTGATTAACCTGCTCTCCCAGCGGGAAAATGTGCCGTTTCCGGCTTTTGTCGAGGCGCTGCTGATGGAAGGCGCCTTTGAGATTTTGCGTGAAGCCGGGGTGCGCATGCCGCGAGCCATCGGCCAGACCGTCTCTGTTGTAGGTGCGCTCATTCTAGGTTCGGCCGTAGTGGAAGCGGGAATTATTACACCGATTATGGTTATCGTCATCGCGCTGACCGGTATAGCGAGCTTCGCCATTCCGGCATATAACATGGCGATTGCAGGACGGATTATCCGTTTTGCTTTTCTGCTGCTGGCAGGAATGTTCGGGTTCTACGGTATTACGCTTGGCCTCATCGTACTGGTGGCGCACATGAACAGCCTGCGCTCATTCGGCTTACCCTATCTGTCACCGTTTGTTTCTTTGTCCATGATGGACAAGAGGGACACTATTCTTAGACTGCCGGTCTGGCTGTTGGAGCCTGGCCAATCACCGCAACAGATGCGCGATGAGATGCCGGAGTTCAAGCGGGTGACGTCAGGTCATGAGTCGGAGCTGGCTCCGTTAATCAAAAAGAATGAAGACAGGGGAAAGCGGCCAAAGGGTGAAGGAGAGGCTGAGTGA
- a CDS encoding Ger(x)C family spore germination protein, translating into MRRLCIFLLAALQLLLPLVLTGCWDSVELNRRAIVSGVAIDRGEGEAEKYVVSFQVIIAEEISGKNARGISPVALYTGKGRTMFEALANASRQTARFLSLGHVRVLVISEKLAREGIKDLLDVLERESDTRLTSLIFVAKGQPASELMSTMTVFSKIPANDLVEKLETTSKQFGYNYRMEVDDVIRGIQLRGGGPVINGVFTGGSREKADSNDNLKTIVPQAILKVSELAAFKDDKLKGWLKGDTALGTVLLHNKIKEYPVVITHPQGGYIAFNVYQSQVRLTVAAKDPEHPVFTVEISQQVSIKENANALNLVSPVTVADLSSHITKDTTKKIKEAIETARKYNSDYLGFGQAMQRENPQGWKKVMKHWEDIFAECEYKIEADAVIRHTDMRSNSFQVNP; encoded by the coding sequence ATGAGACGCCTTTGTATTTTTTTGCTGGCTGCTTTGCAGCTCCTGCTTCCGCTGGTTCTTACCGGATGCTGGGATAGTGTTGAGCTAAACCGGCGGGCAATCGTTTCCGGTGTGGCGATTGACCGGGGGGAAGGAGAGGCTGAGAAGTATGTGGTTTCTTTTCAGGTCATTATAGCCGAAGAAATCTCTGGTAAGAACGCACGCGGGATTTCACCGGTTGCTCTGTATACAGGGAAGGGACGGACCATGTTTGAGGCGCTGGCTAATGCCTCCCGGCAAACAGCCCGCTTCTTATCACTAGGCCATGTCCGGGTCCTGGTCATTTCCGAAAAACTGGCGCGGGAAGGCATTAAGGATCTGTTGGATGTGCTTGAACGGGAGAGCGACACCCGGCTTACCAGCCTGATTTTTGTTGCCAAAGGCCAGCCTGCAAGTGAACTCATGTCTACAATGACCGTGTTCAGCAAAATCCCCGCCAATGATCTGGTCGAGAAGCTTGAAACAACCTCGAAGCAGTTCGGCTACAATTACCGGATGGAAGTGGATGATGTAATCAGAGGCATTCAGCTCAGAGGCGGCGGTCCGGTGATCAATGGGGTATTTACCGGCGGGAGCCGGGAGAAGGCGGATAGTAACGATAATCTGAAGACAATTGTGCCACAGGCGATCCTGAAGGTATCTGAGCTGGCAGCTTTTAAGGATGATAAGTTAAAGGGCTGGCTCAAGGGGGATACTGCGCTGGGAACCGTCCTTCTGCACAACAAAATCAAAGAATATCCTGTGGTCATCACTCATCCCCAGGGTGGATATATTGCTTTTAATGTGTATCAATCCCAGGTGAGGCTGACGGTAGCGGCCAAAGATCCGGAGCACCCGGTGTTCACTGTGGAAATTAGCCAGCAGGTTTCGATCAAAGAAAATGCCAATGCGTTAAACTTGGTCTCTCCGGTAACAGTTGCAGATTTATCGTCACATATTACTAAGGATACCACCAAAAAAATTAAAGAAGCGATCGAAACGGCCAGGAAGTACAACAGTGATTATCTGGGATTTGGACAAGCGATGCAGCGGGAGAACCCGCAGGGCTGGAAAAAGGTGATGAAACACTGGGAGGATATTTTTGCCGAATGCGAATACAAAATTGAGGCAGATGCAGTGATCAGACATACCGATATGCGGAGCAACTCGTTTCAGGTGAATCCGTAG
- a CDS encoding GerAB/ArcD/ProY family transporter, with translation MGKVKIGLLQFFTLTVLFELGTALVVNLGMSAGRDAWMSILIGCLAGLAMFSGYVYLYRKHPDMPFTAYTRKLLGTTAGTPVAVMYIVLYMNLAGRDLRDGSTMLAMATMHNTPLFILSMLMILSAAYVLHKGLEVLTRTSLMFAVIVLLIGAFSLILLILSGSIKLLRLLPVLENGIGPVMDSVVHQNYMFPFGEMVCFTMLMPYLSHVKKGPWVIAAGMLVSALLLSATMALNISVLGADIVERSPLPLMPTISKISISDFIQRVDIFVVMVLIIGVFFKVSVFFAAALIGISELFNLPYRRMVYPVTLIILFTSMLDARSFTEHLNEGGRLLYAVYPLFMIVIPAILIIVTAIRSYFSAPRPG, from the coding sequence ATGGGAAAGGTTAAGATCGGCTTGCTTCAGTTTTTCACTTTAACAGTGCTGTTTGAGCTGGGGACGGCGCTTGTTGTCAATCTGGGCATGAGCGCCGGCAGGGATGCATGGATGTCGATTCTGATTGGCTGTCTGGCAGGGCTGGCCATGTTTTCGGGGTATGTATATTTGTACCGGAAGCACCCGGACATGCCTTTCACGGCCTACACCCGCAAACTGCTAGGCACAACAGCCGGCACACCAGTTGCGGTAATGTATATTGTTTTATATATGAATTTGGCTGGCCGAGATCTGCGTGACGGCAGCACGATGCTTGCGATGGCTACAATGCATAACACACCTCTCTTTATCCTAAGTATGCTGATGATCTTATCCGCTGCTTATGTGCTGCACAAGGGTCTGGAGGTACTTACGAGGACGTCGCTGATGTTCGCTGTAATCGTCCTGCTGATCGGTGCATTCAGCCTGATCTTACTGATTCTGTCCGGTTCAATAAAACTTCTGCGGCTGCTTCCTGTTCTGGAGAACGGGATCGGGCCGGTGATGGATTCCGTTGTACATCAGAATTATATGTTTCCGTTCGGTGAAATGGTTTGCTTTACGATGCTTATGCCTTATCTGTCTCATGTCAAAAAAGGACCGTGGGTTATTGCGGCAGGTATGCTGGTATCCGCTCTGCTGCTCAGCGCTACCATGGCTCTTAATATATCGGTGCTTGGGGCAGATATCGTGGAGCGTTCCCCGCTGCCGCTGATGCCGACTATCAGCAAGATCTCGATCTCGGATTTTATCCAGCGGGTTGACATTTTTGTAGTAATGGTGCTGATCATTGGCGTGTTTTTCAAAGTGTCTGTTTTCTTCGCGGCTGCACTAATCGGTATTTCTGAATTGTTCAATCTTCCATACCGGAGAATGGTGTATCCTGTTACGCTGATTATCCTGTTTACTTCTATGCTTGATGCCCGCAGTTTCACTGAACATCTGAATGAAGGCGGAAGACTCCTATACGCGGTCTATCCGCTGTTTATGATTGTTATTCCGGCCATTCTGATCATTGTAACTGCAATACGCAGCTACTTTTCGGCGCCCCGGCCGGGCTGA